CGGTCGGCTCAGCATCGGCGACTACGTCGCGGGGCGGCCCGAGCGCCTCTTCCACGTCGGCCGGCTCGACGCCGACACGGAGGGCCTGCTCATCCTCACCAACGACGGGGACCTGGCCCACCGACTCCAGCACCCCGCCCACGGTGTGCTCAAGACCTACGTCGCCGAGGTGCCCGGCCCGGTCGCCAAGGACCTGGGCAAGCGCCTGCGCGAGGGCATCGAGCTCGACGACGGGCCGGTCTCGGTCGACTCCTTCCGGATCATCGACTCGCGCCCCGGCAAGGCGATCGTCGAGGTGATCCTCCACGAGGGGCGCAAGCACATCGTGCGGCGCATGCTCGAGCAGGTCGGTCACCCGGTGCTGTCCCTCGTGCGCACGCAGGTCGGTCCGATCACGCTCGGCTCGACGAAGTCCGGCCGGTGGCGGCCGCTGAACCGCGACGAGATCGGCAAGCTGTACAAGGCCGCGGGGCTGTGACGACCTCGGCAGAGGCGAAGGGGGCCGCCTCCGGCCTCCCACCCGTGCACATCGTCGGCGCCGGGCTGATCGGCACGAGCGCCGGACTGGCCCTCCGGGGAGTCGGCGTGGACGTCTCCCTCGAGGACCAGTCCGAGACCTCGGTGGCGCTGGCCCGTGACCTCGGCGCCGGCAGGATCACCGGCGAGGTCTCACCCGGACTCGTGGTCGTCGCCACGCCCCCGGACGTCGCGCCCGGGATCGTGGTGGAGTCGTTGCGCCGGTGGCCGGAGGCCGTCGTCACGGACGTCACCTCGGTCAAGCAGGTCATCCTCGCCGACGTCGTGCGCGCCGGCGTGCCCATCGACCGGTACATCGGGTCCCACCCGATGGCCGGGCGCGAGCGCTCGGGCGCCATCAGCGGCCGCGCCGACCTCTTCGAGGGCCGGTCCTGGGTGCTCTGCCCGCACGAGACCACCGACCCCCGGGCCACCGAGCTCGTGGCCCGCCTCGCCCGGGCGACGGGTGCCGCGGTGCGCACGCTCAGCCCGCCGGACCACGACGCCGCCGTCGCCGCCGTCTCGCACGTGCCCCAGGTCGCCGCCTCGCTCGTCGCCGCCCGCCTGGAGCACCTGAGCGAGCAGGCCATCGGTCTCGCCGGCCAGGGCGTGCGCGATGTCACCCGGATCGCCGCCAGCGACCCGGGCCTGTGGACGCAGATCCTGTCCGGCAACGCACCCGCCGTGGCAGCGATCCTGCGCGACCTGTCCGCGGACCTCACCCGTGTCGTCGGCGCCCTGGACGCCCTGGGTGACAGCGAGGACGACGTGGCCGATGCACCCGGCGCCCGTGCCGTCCTGGCGCGCAGCATCGCCGACGGCAACGCCGGCCACTCGCGCCTGCCGGGCAAGCACGGTGCGGGGACGGCCGCATACTCGGTCGTCAGCGTCGTCGTCGACGACAGCCCCGGAGAGCTGGCCCGGCTGCTCGTCGAGATCGGCGAGGAAGGCGTCAACCTCGAGGACCTGCGCCTCGACCACGGCATCGGGCTGCCCTTCGGACTCGCCGAGGTCCACGTGCTGCCCCAGGTCGCGGGGCCCCTCACCGAGGCCCTGCAGTCGCGGGGCTGGCAGATCCACAGCTGAGCACCGACTAGGCTGACCCCTCGTGACCAGCCAGCCCACCCCCTTCGTCATTGCCGTCGACGGACCCTCCGGATCGGGGAAGTCGAGTGTCTCGAGGACCGTCGCCAGCACGATCGGCGCCGGCTACCTGGACACGGGGGCGATGTACCGGGCCCTGACGTGGTGGTGCCTGCACGACGAGGTCGACCTGCTCGACCACGAGGCCGTCGCCGCAGCAGCACGGTCGCTGCCGCTGGAGATCGGGGACGACCCCGTGGCGCCGTGCGTGCACGTCGACGGCACCGACGTCGCCGAGGAGATCCGCAGCAGCGGGATCTCCTCGCAGGTCTCGCGGGTGGCCACCGTGCCGGCCGTGCGTACCGAGATGCGCCGTCGCCAACGGGCGCTCATCGACGACATCGCGGCCCGCAGGGGTGCGTGCGTCGCCGAGGGGCGGGACATCACCACCGTGGTCGCTCCCGACGCGCACGTGCGCATCCTGCTCACCGCGAGCGAGGAGGCGCGGCTGCGTCGCCGCTCGCTCGAGGTGCACGGTGCCAGCGACGAGGCCGCCATCGCCGCCACGCGCGACCAGGTGGTGCGCCGTGACCGTGACGACTCGACCGTCTCCCAGTTCACCGTGGCCGCTGACGGTGTCGTCGTGGTGGACACCTCGGAGCTGGACTTCGACGGCTCGGTGGACGCCGTCATGGCCGTGGTCCGCGCCGCCCGGGCGAGCTGAGCGCGACGAGTCCGGTCATCGGCCCGATGACTGCGACAATGTGCACAACCCCACCGATTTCACCAGGAGCACCGTGGACACCACCCCCGAGCCGACCGACGCCGGTCACGACCAGCACGCCGAGGGCGTCGAGCGCGTCCTGCGCGCGGGTCTGGACGACTTCGAGCTGACGCCGGAGGACCGGGCGCTCATCGACGGCTTCCAGGAGTCGTCGGAGGAGGCCCCCAGCGGCCCGCTCCCCGTCGTCGCGATCATCGGACGGCCGAATGTCGGCAAGTCGACGCTCGTCAACCGCATCCTGCGCCGCCGCGAGGCGGTCGTGGAGGACACGCCGGGCGTCACCCGGGACCGCGTCGCCTACGAGGCGGAGTGGGCCGGACGCGACTTCACGCTGCTCGACACGGGCGGCTGGGAGATCGGTGCCGAGGGGATCAACCTGCGGGTGGCCGAGCAGGCCGAGATCGCCATCGAGATGGCCGACGTCGTCATCTTCGTCGTCGACGCCATCGTCGGCGCCACCGACGACGACGAGGCGGTCGTCCGGCTGCTGCGCCGCTCGGGCAAGCCGGTGGTGCTCGTGGCCAACAAGGTCGACGACCAGCGTTTCGAGGCCGACGCCGCTGCTTTGTGGAACCTCGGTCTCGGTGAGCCGATGCCCCTGTCCGCCCTCCACGGACGGGGGAGCGGCGATGTCCTCGACGCCGTCCTCGACGTCCTCCCGGAGGTCTCCGCCACGGGCACGGCCCCGATGGCGGGCGGGCCGCGGCGGGTCGCGCTCCTGGGCCGACCCAACGTCGGCAAGTCGAGTCTGCTCAACCGCCTCGCCGGGGAGGACCGGGTGGTCGTCGACGACGTCGCCGGGACCACCCGCGACCCGGTCGACGAGATCATCGAGCTCGGTGGCCGTCCGTGGAAGTTCGTCGACACCGCCGGTATCCGTCGTCGGGTCAAGCACACGCGTGGCGCGGACTTCTACGCGTCGCTGCGCACCCAGGCGGCACTGGAGAAGGCCGAGGTCGCGGTGGTGCTCATCGACACCCACGAGCCGATCACGGAGCAGGACCTGCGGATCATCAGCCAGGTCGTGGAGAGCGGTCGGGCACTGGTCATCGCCTACAACAAGTGGGACCTGCTCGACGAGGAGCGGCGCTACTACCTCGAGAAGGAGATCGACCGGGAGCTCATCCAGGTCACCTGGGCGCCGCGCGTGAACGTCTCGGCCCTCACCGGTCGCCACGTCGAGAAGCTCACTCCCGCCCTGGACACCGCCCTGGACTCGTGGGACAGCCGGATCCCGACCTCCCGCCTCAACGGGATGCTCGGCGAGATCGTGGCGGGCCACCCGCACCCCGTGCGTGGGGGCAAGCAGCCGCGGATCCTCTTCGCGACCCAGGCGTCCACCCGGCCGCCGCGTTTCGTCATCTTCGCGTCGGGGTTCCTCGAGGCCGGGTACCGGCGCTTCCTGGAGCGTCGCCTGCGCGAGGAGTTCGGCTTC
Above is a window of Janibacter cremeus DNA encoding:
- a CDS encoding pseudouridine synthase, with translation MTPPSNRRPSGGSGAPSGRGPNRGPGQRRRGQGGRQQPERGTTGRTRPGQPDLAPPEPTGPQIDVHDPKGTRLQKVLAAAGIGSRRACEQLITDGRVMVDGHVVTELGVRVDPLNQTVHVDGERVQLDESRVYLAFNKPVGVVTTMSDELGRLSIGDYVAGRPERLFHVGRLDADTEGLLILTNDGDLAHRLQHPAHGVLKTYVAEVPGPVAKDLGKRLREGIELDDGPVSVDSFRIIDSRPGKAIVEVILHEGRKHIVRRMLEQVGHPVLSLVRTQVGPITLGSTKSGRWRPLNRDEIGKLYKAAGL
- a CDS encoding prephenate dehydrogenase; the encoded protein is MTTSAEAKGAASGLPPVHIVGAGLIGTSAGLALRGVGVDVSLEDQSETSVALARDLGAGRITGEVSPGLVVVATPPDVAPGIVVESLRRWPEAVVTDVTSVKQVILADVVRAGVPIDRYIGSHPMAGRERSGAISGRADLFEGRSWVLCPHETTDPRATELVARLARATGAAVRTLSPPDHDAAVAAVSHVPQVAASLVAARLEHLSEQAIGLAGQGVRDVTRIAASDPGLWTQILSGNAPAVAAILRDLSADLTRVVGALDALGDSEDDVADAPGARAVLARSIADGNAGHSRLPGKHGAGTAAYSVVSVVVDDSPGELARLLVEIGEEGVNLEDLRLDHGIGLPFGLAEVHVLPQVAGPLTEALQSRGWQIHS
- the cmk gene encoding (d)CMP kinase, coding for MTSQPTPFVIAVDGPSGSGKSSVSRTVASTIGAGYLDTGAMYRALTWWCLHDEVDLLDHEAVAAAARSLPLEIGDDPVAPCVHVDGTDVAEEIRSSGISSQVSRVATVPAVRTEMRRRQRALIDDIAARRGACVAEGRDITTVVAPDAHVRILLTASEEARLRRRSLEVHGASDEAAIAATRDQVVRRDRDDSTVSQFTVAADGVVVVDTSELDFDGSVDAVMAVVRAARAS
- the der gene encoding ribosome biogenesis GTPase Der; translated protein: MDTTPEPTDAGHDQHAEGVERVLRAGLDDFELTPEDRALIDGFQESSEEAPSGPLPVVAIIGRPNVGKSTLVNRILRRREAVVEDTPGVTRDRVAYEAEWAGRDFTLLDTGGWEIGAEGINLRVAEQAEIAIEMADVVIFVVDAIVGATDDDEAVVRLLRRSGKPVVLVANKVDDQRFEADAAALWNLGLGEPMPLSALHGRGSGDVLDAVLDVLPEVSATGTAPMAGGPRRVALLGRPNVGKSSLLNRLAGEDRVVVDDVAGTTRDPVDEIIELGGRPWKFVDTAGIRRRVKHTRGADFYASLRTQAALEKAEVAVVLIDTHEPITEQDLRIISQVVESGRALVIAYNKWDLLDEERRYYLEKEIDRELIQVTWAPRVNVSALTGRHVEKLTPALDTALDSWDSRIPTSRLNGMLGEIVAGHPHPVRGGKQPRILFATQASTRPPRFVIFASGFLEAGYRRFLERRLREEFGFEGTPIEISVRVREKRRRR